The Chanos chanos chromosome 16, fChaCha1.1, whole genome shotgun sequence genome has a window encoding:
- the c16h5orf15 gene encoding keratinocyte-associated transmembrane protein 2 has translation MATMEKSGRLWLNVRVCVVLVVLQLFSSRYVSCVPLNGKSPAEDPEAQPVKTSLAPATAQFNEETTSSQDTTTPLKNTTEASPAKTSATNTTSESRPAVSKGGDKVADAVSNTANATTTSTATTTTTTTTATTSAAAPANSNSSDESPDRPKPDEPTSKPRPTDKSGPVPDYDSTDSPEVDIDRPYIEDDEEDDYSEYQSNPPYIGNPDFTRNLANEDFTQDEDDIGPDLGQAGGPAKIDVHLKQTTIYTTESDEDSHFFFHLVIIAFLVAIVYITYHNKRKILLLAQSRRWREGLCSRSVEYRRLDQNVHEAMPSLKMTNDYIF, from the exons ATGGCGACGATGGAGAAGTCAGGAAGATTGTGGTTAAACGTgagagtttgtgttgttttggtggtTCTGCAGCTGTTTTCTTCGCGATATGTTTCATGTGTTCCATTAAACG GTAAAAGTCCTGCTGAAGATCCCGAAGCACAGCCTGTAAAGACCTCTCTGGCCCCAGCAACTGCACAATTTAACGAGGAAACCACGTCTTCTCAAGACACCACAACAcctctgaaaaacacaacagaggcTTCGCCTGCCAAGACATCAGCGACAAACACAACTTCTGAATCTCGGCCCGCTGTCAGTAAGGGAGGCGACAAAGTGGCTGACGCAGTGAGCAACACAGCTAACGCTACTACGACTAGTACAGCAactactacgactactactactactgcaaCCACTTCTGCAGCAGCGCCAGCCAACTCCAACAGCTCCGATGAGTCCCCTGATAGGCCCAAGCCTGACGAGCCCACCAGCAAACCCCGCCCCACAGACAAATCTGGACCAGTCCCAGACTACgactccactgactcccctgAGGTGGATATAGACAGACCCTACATTGAAGACGATGAGGAGGATGACTACAGTGAATACCAGAGCAACCCTCCATACATAGGGAACCCTGACTTCACCAGAAACCTGGCCAATGAGGACTTTACCCAGGACGAGGATGACATAGGTCCAGACCTGGGCCAGGCAGGAGGCCCTGCCAAAATCGACGTCCACTTGAAGCAGACCACCATTTACACCACAGAGAGTGACGAGGACTCCCACTTCTTCTTCCACCTGGTCATCATTGCCTTCCTGGTCGCCATCGTCTACATAACCTATCACAACAAGAGAAAG ATCCTCCTGTTGGCTCAGAGTCGACGCTGGAGAGAAGGCCTGTGCTCTCGCAGCGTGGAGTACCGACGTCTGGACCAGAATGTTCACGAGGCCATGCCCTCTCTCAAAATGACCAATGACTACATCTTCTAG